In Shewanella sp. VB17, a single genomic region encodes these proteins:
- a CDS encoding ribonuclease E inhibitor RraB, translating into MQFPDDDNGKMLAAMSEAGIDLSKQLDVDFFLVFDDQRDAESATEELANSDMEGEMELHLNDEVGKWELIVCVKMVPEYQAIVDKELELNQFAVEFGGITDGWGVMQHQDGDDDFTDDDHECNDRCEH; encoded by the coding sequence ATGCAATTCCCAGATGATGATAATGGCAAAATGCTTGCCGCAATGAGCGAAGCGGGTATTGACCTGTCTAAGCAGCTTGATGTTGATTTTTTTCTTGTCTTTGATGATCAAAGAGATGCAGAGTCTGCCACAGAAGAACTCGCCAATTCAGATATGGAAGGGGAAATGGAACTTCATCTCAATGATGAAGTGGGTAAATGGGAACTGATTGTTTGTGTCAAAATGGTGCCTGAATATCAAGCCATTGTTGATAAAGAGCTAGAGTTAAACCAATTTGCTGTAGAGTTTGGTGGTATTACGGATGGATGGGGGGTAATGCAGCATCAAGACGGTGATGATGATTTTACCGATGATGACCATGAGTGTAATGA
- a CDS encoding RNA-binding S4 domain-containing protein: protein MPGEEYIELYKVLKVQAMIGGGGEAKFVISEGKVTVDGVVELRKRKKVREGEVVAFNGESVQIVTAP from the coding sequence ATGCCTGGTGAAGAGTACATAGAGTTATATAAAGTGTTAAAAGTCCAAGCCATGATTGGTGGTGGTGGCGAAGCTAAATTCGTGATTAGCGAAGGTAAGGTGACGGTTGACGGTGTGGTTGAGCTGCGTAAACGTAAAAAAGTGAGAGAAGGCGAAGTTGTCGCTTTTAATGGTGAGTCTGTTCAAATCGTGACTGCCCCTTAG
- a CDS encoding peptidylprolyl isomerase, which translates to MTQATARHLLVSSEEKCDALKQEIMGGADFADIAKANSSCPSGAQGGDLGSFGPGMMVKEFDEVVFSAPLNEVQGPVKTQFGYHLLEVTSRD; encoded by the coding sequence ATGACACAAGCCACCGCAAGACATCTGTTAGTGAGCAGTGAAGAAAAATGTGACGCACTGAAACAAGAAATAATGGGAGGAGCAGATTTTGCTGATATAGCAAAGGCTAACTCATCATGCCCATCGGGTGCACAGGGTGGTGATTTGGGATCTTTTGGACCAGGAATGATGGTGAAAGAGTTTGATGAGGTTGTATTTAGTGCGCCATTGAACGAAGTACAAGGTCCGGTGAAGACGCAATTTGGTTATCATTTGCTTGAAGTTACCAGCCGCGATTAG
- a CDS encoding DUF885 family protein, whose protein sequence is MKKTLLALSIGLAVSLTACSDSEKNLQKPIITTANTAQKIDLNTSNKLGTQRENQAYQTLVDQFFKDDLRLDPIYATFVGVNEYNDQFGGDLTDEYLKARHDLNTGYLKRVRDIDRSHLSSALQLSYDMFTYDRNIALVDETFPARFMPMDQFNSTVFSMIQLGSGESAQPFNTVKDYQNWMSRLSGFILWTQRAQSRMDEGIRSKVVLPRVLVERIIPQLTVLLVKNPVDSLFYAPINHLPKSFTQAQKDELTAQYKKLIKDELLPALVSLTDYFTVTYLPVARGTDGWWGLPNGKVWYQHLANLHTTTDLSVDEIHQIGLSEVKRILTEMDKVREQVKFKGDLNAFFASLSSEPQYFFTHGQELIDGYMGIKDKINAALPKYFNVMPKADYMVKPVESFREQSAAGASYEGPAVDGSRPGVFYINTYNLKAQPKWGMTTLSLHEAAPGHHFQISIKQELTNVPDFQRFGEYTAFEEGWALYAEYLGIEMGLLKDPYQYFGKLSDEMLRAMRLVVDTGLHVKGWTREQAIQYMEDNSPMAKSDIIAEVERYMAMPGQALSYKVGQLKILSLRAEAEHALGDKFDLKNFHDQILTSGSLPMSVMESKIHLWIENQQ, encoded by the coding sequence ATGAAGAAAACTTTACTGGCACTATCAATAGGCCTAGCTGTTAGCCTAACAGCTTGTTCTGATAGTGAAAAAAACCTACAAAAGCCAATAATAACGACAGCGAATACTGCACAAAAAATAGATCTTAATACGTCGAATAAATTGGGTACTCAAAGAGAAAATCAAGCTTATCAGACCTTGGTTGACCAGTTTTTTAAAGATGACTTAAGGCTTGATCCTATTTACGCTACTTTTGTTGGGGTTAATGAGTATAACGATCAATTTGGCGGAGACTTAACCGATGAGTATCTAAAAGCACGTCATGATTTAAATACGGGGTATCTTAAGCGAGTAAGGGATATCGATCGTAGTCATCTGTCTTCAGCATTACAACTGAGCTATGACATGTTTACTTACGACAGAAATATCGCACTGGTAGATGAGACTTTTCCTGCTCGTTTTATGCCGATGGATCAGTTTAATAGTACTGTATTTAGTATGATCCAGCTTGGCAGTGGAGAAAGTGCTCAGCCTTTTAATACCGTAAAAGACTATCAAAACTGGATGTCACGTCTTTCTGGTTTCATACTTTGGACTCAGCGGGCTCAGTCAAGAATGGATGAAGGCATTCGCAGTAAAGTGGTATTACCTCGTGTGCTGGTTGAACGAATAATCCCACAGTTAACCGTTTTACTTGTGAAAAACCCAGTAGACAGTCTTTTTTATGCACCGATTAATCACCTACCTAAAAGCTTTACTCAAGCACAAAAAGATGAGTTAACCGCGCAATATAAAAAATTGATAAAGGATGAGTTGTTACCTGCACTTGTTTCGTTAACAGACTACTTTACTGTGACCTATTTACCTGTTGCTAGGGGAACGGACGGTTGGTGGGGTCTACCCAATGGTAAGGTCTGGTATCAGCATCTTGCCAATTTGCATACGACGACAGATTTATCTGTTGATGAAATCCACCAAATAGGGTTAAGTGAAGTCAAGCGTATCTTGACAGAGATGGATAAGGTGCGCGAACAAGTAAAATTTAAAGGTGATTTAAACGCATTTTTTGCATCTTTATCTTCAGAACCACAGTATTTTTTTACCCATGGCCAAGAGTTAATTGATGGTTACATGGGCATTAAAGATAAAATTAATGCAGCGCTTCCTAAATATTTTAATGTGATGCCAAAGGCTGATTATATGGTTAAGCCTGTGGAAAGTTTTCGTGAACAATCAGCCGCAGGTGCATCTTATGAAGGGCCTGCTGTTGATGGCTCTCGCCCAGGGGTATTTTATATTAATACCTATAATTTGAAAGCCCAGCCTAAATGGGGAATGACAACGCTCTCTTTACATGAAGCGGCGCCGGGTCATCATTTTCAAATTTCGATTAAGCAAGAGCTAACAAATGTACCAGATTTTCAACGTTTTGGTGAGTACACAGCATTCGAAGAAGGCTGGGCATTGTATGCTGAATACTTAGGCATTGAAATGGGATTATTGAAGGACCCATACCAATATTTCGGTAAATTATCTGATGAAATGCTAAGGGCAATGCGTTTAGTTGTTGATACAGGATTACATGTCAAGGGCTGGACCCGTGAGCAAGCTATCCAATATATGGAGGATAATTCACCCATGGCCAAATCTGATATTATTGCTGAAGTTGAGCGCTATATGGCGATGCCGGGACAAGCTTTGTCTTATAAAGTGGGGCAGTTAAAGATACTCTCTTTAAGGGCTGAAGCCGAACATGCACTGGGAGATAAATTTGATCTAAAAAACTTTCATGATCAAATCCTCACATCAGGATCTTTGCCTATGTCAGTCATGGAATCAAAAATTCATCTTTGGATTGAAAATCAACAATAA
- a CDS encoding diguanylate cyclase domain-containing protein, translating to MIYSFRNSGFRDPETGVYNQTYFMEVFNREWHRHIRDHQSLALLYLCPHIHETVKEPHLLEFFMKEVQEAILRTTDLVARLNGDSFALGLFNIDEDGTKLVLHRIEEKIEQFNLNYGKQHTSHVDYELAGCLCVPEQDLNIELLFKDVEQLTHELELEQNKHIELRKW from the coding sequence ATGATCTATTCATTTCGTAACTCAGGATTCAGAGATCCTGAAACTGGCGTCTATAACCAAACTTACTTTATGGAAGTATTTAACCGTGAATGGCATCGTCATATACGAGATCATCAAAGTTTGGCATTATTGTATCTGTGTCCGCACATACACGAAACCGTTAAAGAGCCTCATTTACTTGAATTTTTCATGAAAGAAGTTCAAGAAGCCATTCTCAGAACCACGGATCTCGTAGCCAGACTTAATGGCGATAGCTTTGCTTTAGGGTTATTTAATATCGATGAAGATGGCACTAAATTAGTGCTACATCGTATCGAAGAAAAAATAGAACAATTTAATTTAAATTACGGTAAGCAGCATACCAGCCATGTAGATTATGAACTGGCAGGATGCTTGTGCGTACCAGAGCAAGATCTTAATATCGAGCTGCTATTTAAAGATGTAGAGCAGCTGACTCATGAATTAGAGCTTGAACAAAACAAACATATTGAACTAAGAAAATGGTAA
- a CDS encoding tetratricopeptide repeat protein, whose product MMNISVKTTTIAAALFFSLAGNLAIVPIVNAADKCPIEARKSKAVGQSVAKKVGKSFKAYQDGDVDEAIAILLEANAKHDFDKAYVNRMLGNFYAEKSQMDTAIKYLKKAVDADILGGVDHAATVRLYADLLIQEKNFKESIPQYYRWMAFTCKEDAQVYRRIGIAYSEQKNWNKVLEVANKGLAISDKPDKGLYQMKLTAYFNQKKYPEAIAVLETMVPLFQDDKRLWVQLAQFYLMTEKYTKSLATYDLAYKNGFLETSGNITRLAQLLSQKGSPYRAAKIYEKHMKSGLIKKDEKAFAILAGFYHNAKELTEAALYYGKAADVSSNGKYYLRQGRILSLDGQYKPAIVALKKSLDAGIDHPGEAQFELALAYLGLKQYKSAYSRATLAANDKKTARSAKSYLSYIKEKARVHNVTL is encoded by the coding sequence ATGATGAACATTAGTGTTAAGACAACGACTATCGCAGCGGCTTTATTCTTCTCTCTTGCGGGAAATCTAGCCATCGTACCAATAGTCAATGCGGCTGATAAGTGTCCTATTGAAGCGCGTAAGTCGAAAGCCGTCGGCCAAAGTGTTGCAAAAAAAGTGGGTAAATCGTTTAAGGCTTATCAAGATGGTGATGTCGATGAAGCTATCGCCATTTTACTTGAAGCTAATGCTAAGCATGATTTTGATAAAGCCTATGTTAACCGTATGTTGGGTAACTTTTACGCTGAAAAATCTCAAATGGATACCGCGATTAAGTACCTAAAAAAAGCGGTTGACGCTGATATTTTAGGGGGCGTTGATCACGCTGCTACTGTGCGTTTATATGCTGATCTGTTGATTCAGGAGAAGAACTTCAAAGAGTCGATACCTCAATATTATCGGTGGATGGCGTTTACTTGTAAAGAAGACGCTCAAGTTTATCGCCGTATTGGTATTGCTTATTCTGAACAGAAAAATTGGAATAAAGTCCTTGAAGTTGCCAATAAAGGGTTAGCGATTTCTGATAAGCCCGATAAAGGCTTGTATCAGATGAAGCTAACAGCTTACTTCAATCAAAAGAAGTATCCTGAAGCGATTGCAGTGTTAGAGACCATGGTGCCACTTTTTCAAGATGATAAACGTCTTTGGGTGCAGTTAGCCCAGTTTTATCTGATGACTGAAAAATACACTAAATCTTTAGCCACTTACGATTTAGCCTATAAGAATGGATTTTTAGAGACGTCGGGTAATATTACGCGTTTGGCTCAGCTGCTGTCACAAAAAGGGTCACCTTACCGTGCAGCAAAAATCTATGAAAAACATATGAAGTCAGGGTTAATAAAAAAGGATGAAAAGGCGTTTGCTATTTTAGCTGGTTTTTATCATAACGCTAAGGAGCTGACAGAAGCTGCGTTGTATTATGGTAAGGCTGCCGATGTTAGCAGCAATGGTAAATATTACTTGAGACAGGGACGTATCTTATCCCTTGATGGTCAATATAAACCAGCGATTGTAGCACTCAAAAAGTCACTTGATGCAGGGATTGATCATCCTGGTGAGGCACAGTTTGAGTTAGCGTTAGCTTATCTTGGTTTAAAACAATATAAGTCAGCTTATTCACGAGCAACATTGGCTGCGAATGATAAGAAGACTGCCCGTTCGGCTAAGAGCTACCTTTCTTATATTAAAGAGAAAGCACGTGTACATAATGTGACACTATAA
- a CDS encoding energy transducer TonB has product MLRGIVSLIVGAAVTFALFVFMAFLVGGGPTRHDASTESPVIEITMNKDDASAQKKPRVKPKPPTPPEQPPKPDTTPPDMSSDIDTNMSFNMGGVAAGGANTGFKLGNMMTRDGDATPIVRIEPQYPISAARDGKEGWVQLSFTINELGGVEDVKVIKAEPKRIFDREAKRALKKWKYKPKIIDGKALRVPGNTVQLEFTLDKGGK; this is encoded by the coding sequence ATGCTAAGAGGAATAGTATCACTGATAGTCGGTGCTGCTGTGACTTTTGCTCTGTTTGTTTTCATGGCCTTTTTGGTAGGTGGTGGTCCAACCCGCCATGATGCCTCGACAGAAAGTCCTGTCATTGAAATTACCATGAACAAAGATGATGCATCAGCACAGAAAAAGCCTAGGGTTAAACCTAAGCCACCAACACCGCCAGAACAGCCGCCTAAGCCAGATACGACGCCACCAGACATGTCATCTGATATAGATACTAATATGTCATTTAACATGGGAGGTGTGGCCGCTGGTGGGGCAAATACGGGATTTAAGCTCGGTAATATGATGACTCGTGATGGTGATGCGACTCCTATCGTACGTATTGAGCCTCAATATCCGATATCGGCAGCACGTGACGGTAAAGAAGGTTGGGTACAGCTAAGCTTCACGATTAACGAACTCGGCGGTGTTGAGGATGTGAAAGTTATTAAAGCTGAGCCTAAGCGTATTTTTGATAGGGAAGCTAAACGGGCGCTGAAAAAATGGAAATACAAGCCAAAAATTATTGATGGTAAAGCCCTTAGAGTGCCAGGGAATACGGTCCAGTTAGAGTTTACCTTAGATAAGGGAGGCAAATAA
- a CDS encoding biopolymer transporter ExbD — protein MARRKHSSIDEEAEIDMTPMLDIVFIMLIFFIVTTSFVKPSGLDYNKPEASQATKKPSANIFIGVSKTGVIMMENRQVDIERVTANVERMLAEAPEAAVLIQADQDARHGLVVKVLDNVKAAGIDKISVSAGNE, from the coding sequence ATGGCACGTAGAAAGCATTCAAGCATAGACGAGGAAGCAGAAATTGATATGACACCGATGCTAGACATCGTGTTTATCATGCTGATTTTCTTTATTGTAACAACATCGTTTGTTAAACCTTCAGGCCTTGACTATAACAAACCAGAAGCATCACAAGCGACGAAAAAGCCTTCAGCTAACATTTTTATCGGTGTCAGTAAAACGGGCGTTATCATGATGGAAAATCGTCAAGTAGATATTGAGCGGGTCACTGCAAACGTTGAGCGTATGCTTGCAGAAGCACCAGAAGCTGCAGTACTTATCCAAGCCGATCAAGATGCTAGGCATGGTTTAGTGGTTAAAGTTTTGGATAACGTGAAAGCAGCGGGTATCGATAAAATTTCAGTATCGGCGGGGAACGAATAA
- a CDS encoding MotA/TolQ/ExbB proton channel family protein: MLFLMDIWDSVRGFMASGGDVLWLVAGVLFVMWVLMLERYWYLNWISPQAHKAIIAAWEAREDSTSWYAHRIREAWVSQAKQDLTAHMLIIKTLVAICPMIGLLGTVTGMISVFDVMAVHGTSNARMMAAGISMATMPTMAGMVAALSGVFFSTRLDAKMKISLAKLKDSLPNH; this comes from the coding sequence ATGTTATTCCTGATGGATATCTGGGATTCCGTCAGGGGCTTCATGGCCTCCGGAGGCGACGTTCTCTGGTTAGTCGCGGGTGTATTGTTTGTCATGTGGGTATTGATGCTTGAGCGCTACTGGTATCTTAATTGGATATCACCACAAGCGCATAAAGCAATCATAGCTGCATGGGAAGCGCGAGAGGATTCAACCTCTTGGTATGCACACCGCATCCGTGAAGCTTGGGTATCCCAAGCGAAGCAAGATTTAACGGCACATATGCTGATAATCAAAACCTTAGTGGCTATTTGTCCAATGATAGGCCTGCTAGGAACCGTTACCGGTATGATATCAGTATTTGATGTGATGGCAGTTCATGGTACGAGTAATGCTCGCATGATGGCAGCTGGTATTTCAATGGCAACAATGCCGACGATGGCAGGAATGGTTGCTGCGTTATCGGGGGTATTTTTCAGCACCCGTTTGGACGCTAAAATGAAAATCAGTTTAGCTAAGCTAAAAGACAGCTTGCCAAACCACTAG
- a CDS encoding MotA/TolQ/ExbB proton channel family protein gives MKKLITTVMVAATLALSSGIASAADAPKSIDQLLKQVQTDRANASKSNKKREQEFRNERGDKAKILKKEKNALAAERKRGKELSQSFLDNERKIAQLEEDLKTAQGDLGEMFGVVKGDAGDFAGKLAASNISAQYPGRDVFIAELGARKQLPKITELERFWEEQLFEMVESGKVVKFDAAVTDIDGSVANTTITRVGPFNLLADGKYVVYNADLGLIQQLSQQPDGYQLKTVAPFEAATSGVSKLYIDPVKGVLLNIFTQKATIEERIEAGGTIGYIIITLLILGAIISVERLVTLGLVGAKVKSQRKNLDNPGNNALGRVLQAYHDNKEADVETLELKLDEAILKETPALETRISIIKVLAAIAPMMGLLGTVTGMIATFQSIQLFGTGDPKLMAGGISMALMTTVQGLVAALPLMLMHAIVIARSKSIVQVLEEQSAGMIASHAEKRKA, from the coding sequence ATGAAGAAGTTAATTACCACCGTAATGGTTGCTGCGACGTTAGCTTTGTCTTCTGGTATTGCCAGCGCTGCAGATGCGCCTAAGTCAATAGATCAGTTGCTTAAGCAAGTTCAAACCGATCGTGCTAATGCGTCTAAAAGCAACAAAAAACGTGAACAAGAATTTAGAAATGAGCGTGGCGATAAAGCGAAAATCCTTAAAAAAGAAAAAAATGCGCTAGCCGCAGAAAGAAAACGAGGTAAAGAATTAAGTCAATCTTTTCTTGACAACGAGCGCAAAATCGCTCAATTAGAAGAAGATCTCAAAACAGCACAAGGTGACTTGGGTGAAATGTTTGGTGTCGTTAAAGGCGATGCTGGTGATTTTGCTGGTAAACTCGCGGCGTCTAATATCTCTGCCCAGTATCCTGGTCGTGATGTGTTTATTGCTGAATTGGGTGCGCGTAAGCAGTTACCAAAAATTACTGAGCTTGAGCGTTTTTGGGAAGAACAATTATTTGAAATGGTTGAATCTGGCAAAGTAGTTAAATTTGATGCTGCTGTAACGGATATCGACGGCAGTGTTGCGAATACAACCATTACTCGTGTTGGTCCGTTTAACCTGTTAGCTGATGGGAAATATGTTGTTTATAATGCTGATTTAGGTCTTATTCAGCAATTGTCACAGCAACCTGATGGCTACCAGCTAAAAACAGTTGCTCCTTTTGAGGCAGCCACTTCAGGCGTTTCTAAGCTTTATATTGATCCTGTTAAAGGCGTTCTGTTGAACATCTTTACGCAAAAAGCGACGATTGAAGAGCGTATTGAAGCCGGTGGTACCATTGGTTATATCATTATTACGTTATTGATACTCGGTGCGATTATCTCAGTTGAGCGTCTGGTTACATTGGGCCTTGTTGGCGCTAAAGTGAAGAGTCAACGTAAAAATCTTGATAATCCAGGTAACAACGCATTAGGTCGTGTTCTGCAAGCATACCATGACAATAAAGAGGCTGATGTTGAAACACTTGAGCTGAAGCTTGATGAAGCTATTTTGAAAGAAACGCCAGCGTTAGAAACGCGTATTTCAATTATCAAGGTACTCGCTGCTATCGCACCTATGATGGGGCTACTCGGTACTGTAACCGGTATGATTGCCACCTTCCAAAGTATTCAGCTATTTGGTACCGGAGATCCTAAGCTGATGGCGGGTGGGATTTCTATGGCGCTGATGACGACGGTTCAAGGGCTGGTTGCGGCATTGCCTCTGATGCTGATGCACGCGATAGTGATTGCACGCAGTAAATCTATTGTACAAGTGCTTGAAGAGCAAAGTGCGGGTATGATTGCTTCACATGCAGAGAAGAGGAAAGCCTAA
- a CDS encoding DUF3450 domain-containing protein, whose product MSKVRNKTKIATAIIGVFALASSHLVMADALSDVQKADSKIHAEAATSQTKVDKYFDEAQDMVFEYGSVADERESLKSYNDYVAGLVADQEATMKSIQGDINGVDTLRQGVVPLMFKMVDALEQFVALDLPFNTETRIERVNNLKALLNSAEVTLAEKYRLILDAYSIEREYGGFIAVKTGQLELDGNEALVDFFNLGRVALYAQSLDGKSAWMYNDETKGWDPLEDTYLREITKGIRIARKQGAPDLFSLPIPAAEVAQ is encoded by the coding sequence ATGTCCAAGGTAAGAAATAAAACAAAAATCGCGACTGCGATCATAGGCGTATTTGCCTTAGCCAGCAGCCATTTAGTCATGGCAGATGCACTTTCTGATGTTCAGAAGGCAGACAGTAAGATTCATGCAGAAGCTGCTACATCTCAAACTAAAGTTGACAAATACTTTGACGAAGCTCAAGACATGGTATTTGAGTACGGATCTGTTGCTGATGAACGTGAATCGCTTAAATCGTATAATGATTACGTAGCAGGTCTGGTCGCGGATCAAGAAGCAACGATGAAATCTATTCAGGGTGATATCAATGGTGTTGATACGCTACGACAAGGTGTTGTGCCATTAATGTTTAAAATGGTAGATGCCTTAGAGCAGTTTGTTGCCCTTGATTTGCCATTTAATACAGAAACACGTATTGAACGTGTTAACAACCTTAAAGCACTGCTAAACAGCGCAGAAGTCACCTTAGCTGAAAAATATCGACTGATTCTTGATGCCTACAGCATCGAGCGTGAGTACGGTGGTTTTATTGCAGTAAAAACGGGCCAACTTGAATTAGACGGTAACGAGGCTTTGGTTGATTTCTTTAACTTAGGTCGCGTTGCCCTTTATGCACAGAGTTTAGATGGAAAATCTGCTTGGATGTATAACGATGAAACTAAGGGATGGGATCCATTAGAAGATACTTATTTGCGCGAAATTACTAAAGGTATTCGTATTGCCCGTAAACAAGGTGCCCCCGATCTATTCTCGTTACCCATTCCTGCTGCGGAGGTTGCACAATAA